CGTTTTTTTTGAAAAAGGGAAGACTATTGGATAGGATTTAATTGCACGCTATATCCTAACTGCTGGATATAGTTCACGTACCTATCTAACGTGTTTTTCTTGGACGTCTCATCGCCTAGTGAGACGTCTATTTCTTGGTATGACCTCTTCTCCCGCATCAGGGCATGGAGGATTCGAATCAGCAAATGCGCGGTGGCGACGTTTGCTTTTTTATCGCCTCTTCTCTTACGTATTCGTCGAAAAAATTGGCCGATCCGGTTCGAGGAGCGAGAGTTCGCCCAAGCCGCCTGACACAAGGCCCCTTTCAGATGCTTGTTCCCTTGCATCGTTTTTGACTTTCTTCGCTTTCCCGCGCTTTCGTTGTTCCCTGGACACACCCCCGCCCATGATGCAAACTGCGCATCACTCGGGAACATTTCCGCGACATGCGGCCCCACTTCGGCAAAGATGGTCACGGCAGACGTCCGCTCAATTCCTGGAATGGAGTCAATTTGTTCAATCACCTCCAGGTACGGTTCTGCCTTCGCCTCGATTCGAGCTTCCAGCTCCGTGATCCTTTTCTCCAAATAGACCAAGTGGTCCCAGTGGTCTCGAATCATCTCGCGGTGATGACGGCGCAACTTGCCATTGAGCGCGTCTAGCAACTGCGGAACTTTCTTTTTCAAACGGGTTTTGACCAGGTTTTTAACGGTCCCTTCGTCGATGACCTCGCCGTCCATGATCTTCTGGAGCAGGCCCCGTCCCGAAACCCCATATAGATCGGACATAAAGGTGGTTAGCTTAATGTTGGCATCCTGCAGGATTTTGTGAATGCGGTTTTTCTCCGCCGTCACCGCCTGCACCATCTTACTCCGGTAACGGGTCAAGTCTCGCAAATCCCGGATGTCTTGTTCGGGCACCATACTGCCTTCAATGAGCCCGCAACGGTGCAATTGCGCTAACCAGCGCGCATCTTGCATGTCACTTTTTCGACCCGGCGTATTCTTTACCCGCTGGGCGTTGGCCAAGACCAGATCACAACTGCCCTCTAAGATGTTCCATACCGGTTTCCATAACACGCCCGTACTCTCCATCACCACCTCCCGACAGCCTTGTTCACTCAGCCAATCTTGCAGGCCTAGCAATTCTTTGGTTGTCGTCCCAAAGGTTTTCAGGTGACATTGGGGTTTCTGTTCGATCGGTCCTTTCAACACGCAGGCCACAACGGTTTCCTGGTGCACGTCCAGACCGGCGCAACACATACGTACAGCATCCATTCCAATCATCCTCCATCGTCAGCTTACAAATCATGCGCTCGAGTGAGTGTAATTTAATACACGTACTTTTGGGGGCTACAATAGGCGATGCTCGAAAAGCGCAATAGAACAGTTTTTCGCACGGGGTGTATCCCAGTAACCGTTTCCGCCCTTTGATTTGTATATGTAGTGTTGACGACTACAGCCTCTTTTAGAATGGATGCGACGGATGCCACCCACTTATTTTCATTCCTGGGGGTGACAAGGTCTCTGTCTTGTCATGCCTGTTTTTCGCATACATTCGGCCCGTTTGCCATCCCGCTGCCCAATGCTAATCGGTTTTTCGCATACATTTGGCCCGTTTGCCATCCCGCGATCCAATGTAGTAGGTTTTTCGCATATATCCGCCCTGCTCCTTCGCAACCGCACGATCCCATGCCAGTAAAAAGAGCAGCGCCCCCTTTACAGGAGGATCGCTGCTCTACTCTACTGTTACTTATGCTTTTAGTCTTCGGCTTACTGATTTAGCAGCAAGGCCAACACTTTCGCACTCTCTGCGCGCGTTGCATAAGCCTGGGGCTTGAAAGCCCCGTCCGGGCTGCCCGCAAGGAAGCCAAGCGAACTTGCAGCACCCACGGCCTCCTTCGCCCAGCCGCCGATGGTTCCGGCATCGGTATAAGCGGCTGGTGTTCCTGCCGGAGCCGGGCTTCCCGAGCGCAGCTCGTAAGCTCGCACAAGCAGCGCGGCCATCTCTTGGCGCGTGACCGGCGCTTCTGCTGCGAACCGGCCGGCCGCATCTCCCTTCACGATTCCCGCTTCATAAGCGGCTGCCACATCGGCCGAATACCACTTGCTGCTGGTTATGTCAGCGAACGAACTCATGCCCTCCGCCTTTAGCCCAAGCGCGCGTACAAGCATCGTAACAAATTCGGCACGGGTCACTTCCCGCTTCGGCGCGAAGCTGTCCCCGCCGTTGCCGGCAATGATATGCTTTGCTGCCAGTTCCTGAACCGCCTGATAGGCCCAGTGCCCCTGCCCCACATCGGCAAAGGTCTTGTCATACTCAAGCACAGCATACTTGCCGGATTGCGGAACCTGTACAATCATCAAGCTCTGTTCGCTGGTTCCCCCCACATATTCAATCGTCCCGTCATCTGCTACCGCGTACACACCAGCCAGCTTCCGATTCCCGTTCTCCTGAAGCTTCAGACGAAGCATGACAGGCTCGGTGAAGGAGGCCAGCGGAGTCTTAACCCCTTGCTGATTCAGTACAGACAGACTGAGATTGAACATTTCTCCGGCTGTTCTCAGTTCAGCCTTATTCTTCTTACCCGCTTGAAGAATCCAGGCTGTCTTCTGCTCTGGGGACGATGGCTCAAGCACGATAGACATCATCGAGCCCTTCAGCTGCTGTCCTGCCAACGCTTGAAGCTGCTGAACAACCTTACCTGGAATTTCTATAGCCACGGTCTGGCCCTCCACCTTCAGCGCAGCGATTCCCTTAAGCGCCGCAGCGTCTGCCGGAATTCTTACTTCCTTCTGCCCTTCGGCCACTGGAATCACAATCTGGTTCTGGGCATTCACCTTCGGCTCCGTTACCGTCAGAATCTCCGGCTGCGGTGTGGCCTGCGGTGCAGCTGACGCTTGTGCTGTTGCCAGCGGAGCTGTCCAGCCTGAACCGGAGCCCGTTCCAGGTGCCACAGCCGGACTTGGTGCCGGACTGGCTTCCGCACTTGGCGCAGGATTCTCTTCCGGAGGTGTTACCGGTTCTGTAACCGGAGGTGTTACTGGCTCTGTTGTTGGAGGTGTTACAGGTTCGCTTGGTTCACTGGGTTCGCTTGGTTCACTTGGAACTTCAGGTGCAGTTGTGCTATTACGCACGAAGGTCACCTCTTGCAGATAACCGTAATGATTATCTGAGTCCGTCATGACTTTGAAGCCCAGCGATGCGCTGCCGTCTTCCCCTATGTGCACATGCTTTAGCGTCAGAGTCCGGGGCTTCAGCCAGGCGCTGCCTGAATAGGTAACCGGCACCGAATACGTCTGTCCCTCGGAGATCACATACATCACCGAACCGGGAGAAGGCTCTCCCTTGTCCCCGAAGATTTTGGCCTGGAAGGTATAGGTTCCCGGCTCCAGTCCGGTAATTTCA
The window above is part of the Paenibacillus sp. FSL H8-0048 genome. Proteins encoded here:
- a CDS encoding IS110 family transposase, with the translated sequence MDAVRMCCAGLDVHQETVVACVLKGPIEQKPQCHLKTFGTTTKELLGLQDWLSEQGCREVVMESTGVLWKPVWNILEGSCDLVLANAQRVKNTPGRKSDMQDARWLAQLHRCGLIEGSMVPEQDIRDLRDLTRYRSKMVQAVTAEKNRIHKILQDANIKLTTFMSDLYGVSGRGLLQKIMDGEVIDEGTVKNLVKTRLKKKVPQLLDALNGKLRRHHREMIRDHWDHLVYLEKRITELEARIEAKAEPYLEVIEQIDSIPGIERTSAVTIFAEVGPHVAEMFPSDAQFASWAGVCPGNNESAGKRRKSKTMQGNKHLKGALCQAAWANSRSSNRIGQFFRRIRKRRGDKKANVATAHLLIRILHALMREKRSYQEIDVSLGDETSKKNTLDRYVNYIQQLGYSVQLNPIQ